The following coding sequences lie in one Lolium perenne isolate Kyuss_39 chromosome 2, Kyuss_2.0, whole genome shotgun sequence genomic window:
- the LOC127336462 gene encoding SUMO-conjugating enzyme SCE1 translates to MASGGIARGRLAEERKSWRKNHPHGFVAKPETLPDGSVNLMIWQCIIPGKKGTDWEGGYFPLTLSFDDNYPSTSPACKFPAGFFHINVYDSGLVCLSILGGGWKPSITVKQVLIGIQELLDDPNPNSAAQHRCYELYKKDMPEYKKRVRQQAKRYPSRL, encoded by the exons ATGGCGTCTGGAGGCATCGCCCGAGGCCGCCTCGCCGAGGAGCGCAAATCATGGCGCAAGAACCACCCACAT GGCTTCGTGGCCAAGCCGGAGACCCTGCCGGATGGGTCCGTCAACCTCATGATCTGGCAGTGCATCATCCCCGGCAAGAAAGGC ACTGACTGGGAGGGTGGATATTTCCCCCTAACTTTGAGCTTTGATGATAATTACCCAAGCACCTCTCCTGCATGCAAGTTTCCAGCAGGTTTCTTCCATATCAATGTCTACGATTCTGGGCTAGTATGCCTGTCAATCCTGGGTGGT GGATGGAAACCTTCAATTACAGTGAAGCAAGTTTTGATAGGCATCCAGGAGTTGCTTGATGACCCAAATCCTAATTCAGCGGCACAGCATCGATGCTACGAACTCTATAAGAAG GATATGCCGGAGTACAAGAAGCGTGTTCGTCAGCAGGCCAAGCGCTATCCTTCACGGCTGTAG
- the LOC127336460 gene encoding SUMO-conjugating enzyme SCE1, producing MASGGIARGRLAEERKSWRKNHPHGFVAKPETLPDGTVNLMVWKCVIPGKQGTDWEGGYFPLTLEFNDNYPSNPPTCKFPAGFFHVNVYNTGEVCLSILSDTWKPSITVKQVLVGIQELLDDPNPSSAAQDASYRLYSKNMPEYKNRVRQQAKQYPSRV from the exons ATGGCATCTGGAGGCATCGCCCGCGGCCGCCTCGCCGAGGAGCGCAAGTCGTGGCGCAAGAACCACCCCCAC GGTTTCGTGGCCAAGCCGGAGACCCTGCCTGATGGGACCGTCAACCTCATGGTCTGGAAGTGCGTCATCCCCGGCAAGCAAGGC ACTGACTGGGAGGGTGGGTATTTCCCCCTGACTCTGGAATTTAATGATAATTACCCAAGTAACCCTCCCACCTGCAAGTTTCCGGCAGGTTTCTTCCATGTCAATGTCTACAACACCGGGGAAGTGTGCCTATCAATCCTGAGTGAT ACCTGGAAACCTTCTATCACTGTAAAGCAGGTTCTTGTAGGCATACAGGAGTTGCTAGATGACCCAAATCCTAGCTCTGCTGCACAGGATGCTTCTTACAGACTTTATTCAAAG AATATGCCGGAGTACAAGAATCGTGTCCGACAGCAGGCGAAGCAATATCCTTCACGGGTGTAG